The Planctomicrobium piriforme DNA window GACCCAAACCGGGCCTGAGGTGGCGTCGATCACGACAAACGGGTCGAGCCGCGCGGTCGCGTCGATATGCACCTGATCGCCTGGGCCGATGATTGCGATTCGCGAATCGGCCGTGGAGAAAGCGGATGGACGTGAGCGAGCAGCAAAATCGAGAGCCAGCCATTTCGAGTTTTGCGAAATCAGATCCCAGGGGTGATTCAAGACGGTACCGGCCAGGGTCACCTTTTTCTTTTGCAGCAGAATCCGCTGCAGGTCTTCGCCTGTCGGGAGTCGCTGCTCTGACGGTAGTTCTGCCGGATCGATCAAAATGGCGGCCCAGGTGTCGCCAATCCAGCCGGCGGAACCGGGTTTGATCTTCTTGAGCTGGGCCGGCTCGACCAGGCAGCGGCCGTTGACCAGCAGAAATTCGCTGCCGGAAAGCCATGCAGCATCGTTGATATGGGCGTGGGGATGTTCCGCGCGGTAGGCCTCGGCCAGCTCGCCGCGGACAATCGCGCCCCATTCCGTTTTTGAGAAACTCTGGCAGACCCGCTCTCGGGCAGAATAGTGCCCGCAGAGCAATTCGAAGACGGGACGGAGCAGCGCAATCGGCGAAAACTGTGCTGCCGTCTGATCTTCGAAAAACACAATGCGCCGCATGTCCTCAACTCCATCGCCGGACTTGCCAGCCGAATCCTCGTGCGAGGCGAACTTTAATGGAAATGAAATGATCTGGACAGGCCGAGGATGCCGATCCTGAGGGGCGAAAATCCTATCCAGGCGCATCATCTTGACAGGATGACTGGGGTGGACCTAATGTCCCCCGCCCCGCGATGACCGCCGGGGTCCATGCAGTTAGCGAACGGAGTCGCTCATGACGCAAATTCTTCCGCTGTCTCGTCCTCAGGATTCTGCTGCCCCTGTCCCCCTGATCGATCTGGTGGCTCAATATCAGACGATTCGTGACGAAGTTCAGACGGCGGTGACCCGCGTGTTCGAACGGCAATCGTTCGTCCTGGGTGAAGAAGTCGACAACTTCGAAAACGATATCTCTGAATACTGCGACGCCCGCCATTCCATCGGGTGTGCCTCGGGAACCGACGCTCTGGTCCTGGGCCTGATGGCCCTGGGAATCGGCCCAGGCGACGAAGTGATTACGTCTCCTTACAGCTTTTTTGCCACTGCGAGCTGCATTGTTCGCGTCGGCGCCCGACCTGTGTTCGTGGACATCGATCCGGTCACTTACAACATGAATCCGGCAGCCGTGGAAGCGGCGATCACCCGAAAAACCCGGGCGATCATTCCGGTGCATCTGTACGGCCAGTGTGCGGAAATGGATCCGATCTGGCGTTGTGCGACCAAGAATCACCTCGCGGTCATCGAAGATGCCTGCCAGGCGATTGGTTCTGTCTATCGCGGTCGGAAGGCTGGCGTGCTCGGAACCATGGGTTGCTTCAGCTTCTTCCCGACCAAGAACCTGGGGGGCGCCGGCGACGGCGGCCTGATCACCACCGACGACCGCGATCTCGCTGCCCGTCTGAAGCGGCTCCGAGTCCACGGCGACTTCGGCGGTTACAACCACATTGAAGTTGGGCTGAACAGCCGTCTCGACGCCCTGCAGGCAGCTGTGCTGGCTGTGAAGCTCA harbors:
- a CDS encoding putative sugar nucleotidyl transferase, translating into MRRIVFFEDQTAAQFSPIALLRPVFELLCGHYSARERVCQSFSKTEWGAIVRGELAEAYRAEHPHAHINDAAWLSGSEFLLVNGRCLVEPAQLKKIKPGSAGWIGDTWAAILIDPAELPSEQRLPTGEDLQRILLQKKKVTLAGTVLNHPWDLISQNSKWLALDFAARSRPSAFSTADSRIAIIGPGDQVHIDATARLDPFVVIDATSGPVWVDRDVRIQAFTRIEGPAYVGPGTQLFRANVREGCSFGPVCRLGGEIEESIVHGYANKYHDGFLGHSYVCPWVNLGALSTNSDLKNDYSNVSVPLQGVKVPTGSTKVGAFIGDHAKTALCSLFNTGSAVGVMSLILPGGELLPKHIPSFSRVWHGRLDVLPDGCESGIQTARIAMSRRGQQLTPEMERLIRAVYVSTEGERRTAFERHRAAAH
- a CDS encoding DegT/DnrJ/EryC1/StrS family aminotransferase — its product is MTQILPLSRPQDSAAPVPLIDLVAQYQTIRDEVQTAVTRVFERQSFVLGEEVDNFENDISEYCDARHSIGCASGTDALVLGLMALGIGPGDEVITSPYSFFATASCIVRVGARPVFVDIDPVTYNMNPAAVEAAITRKTRAIIPVHLYGQCAEMDPIWRCATKNHLAVIEDACQAIGSVYRGRKAGVLGTMGCFSFFPTKNLGGAGDGGLITTDDRDLAARLKRLRVHGDFGGYNHIEVGLNSRLDALQAAVLAVKLKHLDTWSAARRENADRYRHLMQDAGIADRVELPTEAAEHHHIYNQFIIRVRDGKRDEVLAGLKKQGIGCAIYYPRPLHLQECFSSLQYRAGQLPESELAANETIALPIFAELGAERQARVVQSLKKVLAEVESRHTKTIRRAA